The following are from one region of the Equus przewalskii isolate Varuska chromosome 21, EquPr2, whole genome shotgun sequence genome:
- the LOC103557210 gene encoding antileukoproteinase isoform X2: MKSSSLFPLVLLALGTLAPWTVEGARNASKAGACPPRRLAQCFRYEKAECQSDWQCQGEKKCCRDTCGIKCLDPIAISKPVEKKPGNCPVPPGQCLMLDPPNHCETDGQCQGHLKCCTGMCGKACISPVKA; encoded by the exons ATGAAGTCCAGCAGCCTCTTCCCCCTCGTGCTTCTTGCCCTGGGAACCCTGGCACCTTGGACTGTGGAAGGTGCTAGAAATG CTTCAAAAGCTGGAGCCTGCCCTCCTCGAAGGCTTGCCCAGTGCTTTAGATATGAGAAGGCTGAGTGCCAGAGTGACTGGCAGTGTCAAGGGGAGAAGAAATGTTGCCGGGATACTTGTGGAATCAAATGCCTGGACCCCATTGCCATCTCGAAGCCAg TTGAGAAGAAGCCTGGGAACTGTCCAGTGCCTCCTGGCCAATGTCTGATGCTTGACCCCCCCAATCACTGTGAGACAGATGGCCAGTGCCAGGGTCACCTCAAGTGCTGCACAGGCATGTGTGGGAAAGCCTGCATTTCCCCTGTGAAAG CCTGA
- the LOC103557210 gene encoding antileukoproteinase isoform X1: MKSSSLFPLVLLALGTLAPWTVEGARNASKAGACPPRRLAQCFRYEKAECQSDWQCQGEKKCCRDTCGIKCLDPIAISKPVEKKPGNCPVPPGQCLMLDPPNHCETDGQCQGHLKCCTGMCGKACISPVKGEESGDDFAGSYIEALI; this comes from the exons ATGAAGTCCAGCAGCCTCTTCCCCCTCGTGCTTCTTGCCCTGGGAACCCTGGCACCTTGGACTGTGGAAGGTGCTAGAAATG CTTCAAAAGCTGGAGCCTGCCCTCCTCGAAGGCTTGCCCAGTGCTTTAGATATGAGAAGGCTGAGTGCCAGAGTGACTGGCAGTGTCAAGGGGAGAAGAAATGTTGCCGGGATACTTGTGGAATCAAATGCCTGGACCCCATTGCCATCTCGAAGCCAg TTGAGAAGAAGCCTGGGAACTGTCCAGTGCCTCCTGGCCAATGTCTGATGCTTGACCCCCCCAATCACTGTGAGACAGATGGCCAGTGCCAGGGTCACCTCAAGTGCTGCACAGGCATGTGTGGGAAAGCCTGCATTTCCCCTGTGAAAG GGGAAGAATCTGGAGATGATTTCGCTGGTTCCTATATTGAAGCGCTGATCTGA